Proteins encoded in a region of the Zea mays cultivar B73 chromosome 2, Zm-B73-REFERENCE-NAM-5.0, whole genome shotgun sequence genome:
- the LOC100273994 gene encoding PLASMODESMATA CALLOSE-BINDING PROTEIN 3 precursor has product MEALLVTVLLLLLSSTLAAAQWCVCRQDASQAALQKTIDYACGSGADCNSIHETGACYNPNTVPAHCSWAANSYYQNNKAKGATCDFAGTATLTTSDPSSSGCSYPTTSASAAGTVTPTTGGTMGGAGGPGTLTPAGTGAGTAGTTGMGTAGTTGTGFGGLGPAGMDTAAAAAGGLLLLPEAGLCAALVALLLSAIVLA; this is encoded by the exons AATGGTGCGTGTGCAGGCAGGACGCGTCGCAGGCCGCGCTGCAGAAGACCATCGACTACGCGTGCGGCTCCGGGGCGGACTGCAACTCCATCCATGAGACCGGGGCGTGCTACAACCCCAACACCGTCCCGGCGCACTGCTCCTGGGCCGCCAACAGCTACTACCAGAACAACAAGGCCAAGGGCGCCACCTGCGACTTCGCCGGCACCGCCACCCTCACCACCAGCGACCCGA GCTCTTCGGGCTGCTCTTACCCCACCACCAGTGCAAG CGCCGCGGGAACCGTGACCCCGACCACCGGCGGCACAATGGGAGGAGCGGGAGGCCCAGGGACCTTGACGCCCGCCGGGACAGGCGCAGGCACAGCCGGCACTACCGGCATGGGGACTGCAGGCACTACGGGTACCGGGTTCGGCGGCCTAGGACCAGCAGGCATGGacacagcggcggcggcggcggggggctTGCTCCTCCTCCCAGAGGCTGGGCTGTGCGCTGCCCTCGTCGCGCTCCTCCTCTCCGCCATCGTGCTCGCGTGA